TTCGTTGGAATAAAAGTTTCGTTTTCCGCATTTAAgtataaaaaactaaaatctTTACTGTGGATCTCTGGTTTAAATTAGGTTCATGTGAAATGAGTGCATTTGGCTGCAGATGCTGGACGAGCAAAGCGCTCAGTGTCCCTCGTGCTTTGCTCTGTAGATGCCTTGGGGATCGTACTTGTTCAGGAGCAGCTTCCATTCGCCGGCTTTGTTGGCACGAAGGTAGTTGATTACCTTCTGTGAGTTTTTGCGTTGGACTTCCGTGCACTTTGAGCAGTCGGAATGCAGGGCGTCGGGTAGAAGACGCTTCAGTTCACGGCCCTCTGCTGTGCATGGGCCCTTGTCCATCAGGCACTTGAGATAATTACCCAACACTCGGTTGTTGGTCAGAACTTCATCCACGTTGACACCGTCGTACTTGTTGGTGTAGGTTTTTTCAGGGGCGGCGGCCGCAAGACCGACAATAACACAGAACACTAGAGCTAGTGGGGCTTTCATCTTGGAGGATTATCTGGAAAGGCAGGTGAAAAATTCGAATTATTAAAGGTAAGCCACGAAACACACGTCCTAAAAGGAGGGATTTTTGGTTTCCGGGTAAGCGGATAATAAGAAGGCGTCAGTCAGTCTCGACTTTTCTGTGTTTTCGACGCATGTCGAAGAATCATCCAAAGCGGTTAGTGGTCTGCCCACTAGCT
This genomic interval from Drosophila mauritiana strain mau12 chromosome 2R, ASM438214v1, whole genome shotgun sequence contains the following:
- the LOC117137814 gene encoding ejaculatory bulb-specific protein 3, yielding MKAPLALVFCVIVGLAAAAPEKTYTNKYDGVNVDEVLTNNRVLGNYLKCLMDKGPCTAEGRELKRLLPDALHSDCSKCTEVQRKNSQKVINYLRANKAGEWKLLLNKYDPQGIYRAKHEGH